One window of the Leptospiraceae bacterium genome contains the following:
- the fliS gene encoding flagellar export chaperone FliS, whose amino-acid sequence MYDSYKDTEILTADQGKLILMLYDGAIRFLNVAIDNMDFRKYDIVNNNIIKAQDIITELMLSLNLEEGGEIARNLFNIYAYLKKRLLEGNIKKDIEILKEVIYHLTTLRSAWEEAAKKTSTKTNPVTSERKISASFSITG is encoded by the coding sequence ATGTATGACTCCTACAAAGATACAGAGATTCTAACCGCAGATCAAGGGAAGTTAATTCTAATGCTCTATGATGGTGCTATACGTTTCCTTAATGTGGCTATCGATAATATGGATTTTCGTAAATACGATATTGTTAACAACAACATCATAAAGGCTCAAGATATCATAACAGAATTAATGTTATCTTTGAATTTAGAAGAAGGTGGTGAGATTGCAAGAAACTTGTTTAATATTTATGCCTATTTAAAAAAGCGACTATTGGAAGGAAACATCAAAAAAGATATAGAAATACTTAAAGAAGTAATTTATCATTTAACTACCTTACGTTCAGCTTGGGAAGAAGCGGCAAAAAAAACTTCAACTAAAACTAACCCCGTTACGAGTGAAAGAAAAATTTCAGCAAGTTTTTCTATCACAGGATAA
- a CDS encoding caspase family protein, with product MFRKYFLLFLLFSISLYATEGRRIAVIFGTNYKGNEIGTLPLDLCEADAKLMEQSLRQYGQYDVAKVYLGSMVTASNVKSALEELAKISNKEDVIFLYFSGHGTYQRDQTAPNGIRNFLIMYHRPHISDKELNEWMKGIRGKVVWVFDCCFSGGIVKKGGQTRGVGDIPIPENSPGIVIQNADQDFYFRDAVLIGSSDSNETSIEIRGEINHGIFTYYFANALNPANGDLNQDKTVTLYEAFTWAAPKVTEHAKKYRHKQTPQLRGNASGYLVSGNLKPILPPPPPKPTVVSPQPEVTLNLPSSVIVEPITEEEPPVIDQGNYGTIEIATTILKSRQAGQNTMDPTEILKKNRIGDVERKIRVLVSGNELPYQVQWLDEKELQKKLDDEIPLGVYSYQGKVYKNQVAYIIIKKVPVGVHEIQIEADDYPVIKKVIGVEKNKTSKEMVVVSLANYGSIKGKVFYKNFEQPLAGYEVWMPTITGTNLIYKMKTTKNGSFWFLNLPPSDFYQLKLSFLENVDLENRFIKVRAGEVVEVDVVLNKKNVRE from the coding sequence ATGTTTCGTAAATACTTTCTTCTTTTTTTACTCTTTTCCATATCTTTGTATGCCACGGAAGGGCGTCGTATTGCAGTGATTTTTGGAACAAATTACAAAGGCAACGAAATAGGAACCCTGCCTCTTGATTTATGTGAAGCCGATGCTAAGCTGATGGAACAATCTTTACGTCAGTATGGACAATATGATGTAGCCAAAGTCTATTTAGGCTCAATGGTAACTGCTTCTAATGTAAAAAGTGCATTGGAAGAGTTAGCAAAAATATCCAATAAAGAAGACGTGATTTTTCTCTATTTCTCTGGTCATGGAACCTACCAGCGGGATCAAACAGCTCCGAATGGTATCAGGAACTTTTTAATTATGTATCATCGCCCTCATATCTCTGACAAGGAACTTAATGAATGGATGAAGGGTATCAGAGGCAAGGTAGTTTGGGTGTTTGATTGTTGTTTTTCTGGGGGTATTGTAAAAAAAGGAGGTCAAACTCGTGGTGTGGGGGATATACCCATTCCTGAGAATTCGCCTGGCATAGTCATACAAAATGCAGATCAAGACTTTTATTTTCGAGATGCGGTTCTGATTGGTTCAAGTGATTCCAATGAAACTTCGATTGAAATCAGGGGAGAAATCAATCATGGAATTTTTACATATTATTTTGCGAATGCTCTAAATCCTGCCAATGGTGATTTGAATCAAGATAAAACTGTCACTCTTTACGAAGCTTTCACTTGGGCGGCACCCAAAGTCACCGAACATGCAAAAAAGTATCGTCATAAGCAGACACCACAATTACGAGGGAATGCATCAGGGTACTTGGTATCAGGGAATTTAAAACCTATTCTTCCACCTCCACCACCCAAGCCAACTGTTGTAAGTCCTCAACCAGAAGTAACTCTCAACCTTCCATCGAGTGTCATAGTTGAACCGATAACAGAAGAAGAACCACCTGTCATTGATCAAGGCAACTATGGAACAATCGAGATAGCAACAACGATTTTGAAGAGTCGTCAAGCTGGACAAAACACGATGGATCCTACGGAAATCTTAAAAAAAAATCGCATAGGTGATGTTGAAAGAAAAATCCGTGTCTTAGTTTCAGGTAATGAGTTACCTTATCAAGTTCAGTGGCTAGACGAAAAAGAATTACAAAAAAAATTAGACGATGAAATACCATTAGGAGTGTATTCATATCAAGGTAAAGTCTATAAAAATCAAGTGGCATATATCATCATAAAAAAAGTTCCTGTAGGAGTTCATGAGATTCAAATTGAAGCAGATGATTATCCCGTGATAAAAAAAGTCATTGGAGTAGAAAAGAACAAAACTTCAAAAGAAATGGTGGTGGTAAGCTTAGCAAATTATGGTTCTATCAAAGGAAAAGTGTTTTACAAGAATTTTGAACAACCCTTAGCAGGATATGAAGTTTGGATGCCAACCATCACTGGAACAAACTTGATTTACAAAATGAAAACTACAAAAAATGGTTCTTTCTGGTTTTTGAATTTACCTCCCAGTGATTTTTATCAATTAAAACTTTCTTTCTTGGAGAACGTGGATTTGGAAAATCGCTTTATCAAAGTGAGAGCCGGAGAAGTTGTAGAAGTTGACGTAGTTTTAAACAAAAAAAATGTTAGAGAATAA
- a CDS encoding TIGR00730 family Rossman fold protein, with product MKICVFLGSKTGMNPIFGKKVGELCEEISKRKFEIVYGGGSIGLMGLLADTAIHYGIPIYGVIPSFLAEKELAHQNLNQTIFVNSMSERKEKMIAMSDAFLVLPGGIGTMDEFFEVFTYKQLRLIDKPIAILNTSDYYQTFKKFLVEMVKEGFLNLEDFESLIISASIPYILDKFVEFYS from the coding sequence ATGAAAATTTGCGTTTTTTTAGGTTCTAAAACAGGGATGAATCCTATTTTTGGGAAAAAGGTAGGAGAACTATGCGAAGAAATTTCGAAACGAAAATTTGAGATTGTTTATGGTGGTGGTAGCATTGGATTGATGGGCTTGCTCGCTGATACTGCTATTCATTACGGTATTCCCATTTATGGTGTGATTCCTTCGTTTTTAGCTGAAAAAGAATTAGCCCATCAGAACCTCAATCAAACTATCTTTGTCAATTCCATGTCAGAAAGGAAAGAAAAAATGATCGCCATGTCGGATGCTTTTTTGGTTCTCCCCGGTGGAATTGGAACAATGGATGAATTTTTCGAAGTTTTTACTTACAAACAATTACGATTGATTGATAAACCGATCGCTATTTTGAATACAAGCGATTATTACCAAACCTTCAAAAAGTTTCTCGTCGAAATGGTGAAAGAAGGATTCTTAAACTTAGAAGATTTTGAGTCCCTGATCATTAGTGCATCAATCCCTTACATATTAGACAAGTTTGTTGAGTTTTATAGTTAA
- the efp gene encoding elongation factor P, producing the protein MINPIDLRKGMVIKVDGELYTVTFSQFVNPGKGSAFVRTKIKHIKKGNIVERTFKSSEKIEDVELDKRTMTYLYREGDNLVMMDQNDYEQFNIPVSLLEDILQFIKEQMTFDIYFYENQPVSVSPPTFVELEVTYAEEGVKGDTVGTAWKKVQVETGGEILVPIHIRQGDIIKIDLRDLSFVERVNK; encoded by the coding sequence ATGATAAACCCAATTGATTTAAGAAAAGGAATGGTAATCAAAGTTGATGGAGAATTGTATACTGTTACTTTTTCTCAGTTTGTTAATCCTGGGAAAGGCAGTGCGTTTGTCCGAACTAAGATCAAACATATCAAAAAAGGGAACATTGTAGAAAGAACGTTTAAATCTTCAGAAAAAATTGAAGATGTGGAATTAGACAAACGAACTATGACTTATCTTTATAGAGAAGGTGATAATTTAGTCATGATGGATCAAAATGATTATGAACAATTCAACATCCCTGTTTCACTATTAGAAGATATTTTACAGTTCATCAAAGAACAAATGACGTTTGATATTTATTTTTATGAAAATCAGCCGGTGAGTGTTTCTCCTCCAACCTTCGTGGAATTAGAAGTAACTTATGCAGAAGAAGGTGTCAAAGGAGACACCGTTGGAACTGCATGGAAAAAGGTTCAAGTGGAAACTGGAGGCGAAATCCTAGTCCCCATTCATATTCGACAGGGTGATATTATCAAAATAGACTTACGAGATTTATCCTTTGTTGAACGAGTAAACAAATAG
- the argH gene encoding argininosuccinate lyase, which produces MSTKETLWKGRSEGKLHPLLIKIGESISLDIKLYREDLKGSYAHAKMLKNIGLLSDEEAHQILDGLKKIQKEIENQEFPLFPELEDIHTHVENRLKELIGPIAGKLHTARSRNDQIAVDTHLFVKKVSFEILNSLYRLCEVIVSRSEELMDVIMPSYTHLQVAQPVRMSHYLMSYFWMFLRDIERMMFAYQQADRLPLGVGAVAGVNYENDREFLRKELGFSDFYENSMDAVSSRDHIFNLLYAVAMISLHLSRLCEELILYSSVEFNFLEFPDELTTGSSLMPQKKNLDLAELIRAKSGRLISNLNTLMIVMKALPLTYNRDLQEDRKPLLESEEVIDLIEATILLISHFKVKEKNLENSLHQGFATATDLADALVVEGNLPFREAHHIVGMLVRICVEKSYHLGNIPKEIRSQIHPLLGNDEFYFRAIDLKLSTEKKKSRGGTSLSRVKEQIQLAKKRLTEIKSQLPEKPNLDLD; this is translated from the coding sequence ATGTCAACAAAAGAAACTTTATGGAAAGGAAGAAGTGAGGGAAAACTCCATCCTCTTTTAATTAAGATTGGAGAGTCAATCTCTTTAGATATAAAACTTTATCGAGAAGATTTAAAAGGTTCGTATGCTCATGCAAAAATGCTAAAAAACATAGGACTACTTAGTGATGAAGAAGCTCATCAAATCCTCGATGGTTTAAAGAAAATTCAAAAAGAAATCGAAAATCAAGAGTTTCCGCTTTTTCCTGAGTTAGAAGACATCCACACCCATGTCGAAAATCGGTTAAAAGAACTGATTGGTCCAATTGCAGGAAAACTTCATACTGCTCGATCACGAAATGACCAAATCGCCGTAGATACCCACTTATTTGTAAAAAAGGTTTCTTTTGAAATTTTAAATTCTTTATATCGATTGTGCGAAGTCATAGTCTCTCGCTCAGAAGAGTTGATGGATGTGATCATGCCTTCATACACACATTTGCAGGTGGCACAACCAGTTCGTATGTCTCATTATTTGATGTCGTATTTCTGGATGTTTTTACGAGACATAGAAAGAATGATGTTTGCCTACCAACAAGCAGATCGACTCCCTTTGGGAGTGGGAGCAGTTGCAGGAGTAAACTACGAAAACGATCGAGAGTTTCTCAGAAAGGAATTAGGTTTTTCTGATTTTTATGAAAATTCCATGGATGCTGTATCAAGTAGAGATCATATTTTCAATCTTTTGTATGCTGTTGCCATGATTTCTCTTCATTTATCACGTTTGTGTGAAGAATTGATTTTATATAGCAGTGTTGAATTTAATTTTTTGGAATTTCCAGATGAACTCACAACAGGAAGTTCCCTCATGCCACAAAAGAAAAATCTGGATTTGGCAGAGCTCATTCGAGCAAAAAGTGGAAGGTTGATTTCAAATCTAAATACCCTCATGATTGTTATGAAAGCCCTGCCATTAACGTACAATCGAGACCTACAAGAAGACAGAAAACCACTGCTTGAGTCCGAAGAAGTGATCGATCTGATTGAAGCTACAATACTCTTGATATCCCACTTCAAAGTAAAAGAAAAAAATTTAGAGAATTCCTTACATCAAGGATTTGCCACGGCAACGGATTTAGCAGATGCTTTAGTCGTTGAAGGTAATCTTCCCTTTCGAGAAGCCCATCACATCGTTGGAATGTTGGTAAGAATTTGTGTTGAAAAGTCTTATCACTTAGGAAATATCCCAAAGGAAATCAGAAGTCAAATCCACCCTTTACTGGGAAATGATGAATTTTATTTTCGAGCCATTGACCTCAAACTAAGCACAGAAAAAAAGAAAAGTCGAGGTGGAACGTCACTATCGAGAGTAAAAGAACAAATACAGCTAGCCAAAAAAAGACTCACAGAAATCAAAAGTCAACTTCCAGAAAAACCCAATTTGGATCTGGACTAA
- a CDS encoding DNA translocase FtsK: MILWEKFLSEIASKTKSGDITSRVFQFLFFFVGLLLLIGNFFLNNDLSLQEHSGIVGYFINRILYDLFGTLSFLIGPFFILISIRSYLLSQLEVLKNGFVGTLLFLIFGSALMKVFGWENHGFIGLHLYNLGSFLFGKLGFVFFAFFFFGLGVSYLFFRSLPSLNWKSFWKLIAQKFENKDFVWLKNLLFRPQDFKFQTLRDTNKNLPENQENQVRKEKKTFFDWEIKSEQTESRSENILQDLIPLEELNQEEEIEITREIDNENKSQDSKTTKTKNEIQEFNQNVVQALSTNATNKNEMNKNSKENLNYSAMVSKNTTDNINDDEKHPMKSFYVIFDPEKDRFVFTTKKLSFHYDENSITKFFDDIDFDSELNFMITTLPKHRDLKQEFTNQKIETKPVSTQIVAKEKVQDKNVQNDQTNKSYETQKEVISLSSELEPANAKNIFLEESNQTEAIIEVPVPIEIKSEKELAKPNQLENIQQKIKELQSRILSSEKLNSIYKLSLQSLKKMETSSLFSLEFQHEVQENWKKLEQVLMDYGIKGQVVGATRGPMITMYEVRLEPGVRVSRILGIQDEIRMNLAAHSVRIVAPIPGKSTIGIEIPNRTREFVSLSELIQKDSEFFSKKRDINIPLGKDVLGKTRYIDLTRLPHLLIAGATGSGKSVFLNSIIASLLFQYSPEYIRFLMIDPKMVELKLYEGIPHLLYPVIIDVKLAEKALHWAVEEMENRYKLFSLMKCRDIRSYNEKIQKGTIKGRIIPYIVIIIDELSDLMMVAPKEVEESMIRLTQKARAVGIHMILATQRPSVDVITALIKANCPARISFQVAQKVDSRIILDANGAETLLGKGDMLYRSPASTTPIRVQAPNITEEEIDSIVKETQKYDAGEFIELPDTNPEEVIDDIQSIDEELIDKAWKIITETGKTSISYIQRRLRIGYNRAANIIEHLEKIGYLSPPVGNKPREILKRD, encoded by the coding sequence ATGATTCTTTGGGAAAAATTTCTTTCTGAGATCGCCTCCAAAACAAAATCAGGAGATATAACTTCTCGTGTATTTCAATTTTTGTTTTTTTTTGTGGGGCTGCTTCTTTTGATTGGAAATTTTTTTTTAAATAATGATTTATCCTTACAAGAGCATTCAGGTATTGTTGGATATTTTATCAATCGCATTCTTTATGATTTGTTTGGAACATTGAGCTTCCTCATCGGACCTTTTTTTATTCTTATTTCTATTAGAAGTTATCTTCTATCGCAACTTGAGGTTTTAAAGAATGGATTTGTGGGAACGCTTTTATTTTTGATTTTTGGTAGTGCTTTGATGAAGGTTTTTGGTTGGGAAAATCATGGTTTTATAGGATTGCATTTATATAATTTGGGTTCTTTTCTTTTCGGGAAGTTAGGATTTGTGTTTTTCGCATTTTTCTTTTTTGGTTTAGGGGTGAGTTATCTTTTCTTCCGTAGTTTGCCAAGCTTGAATTGGAAAAGTTTTTGGAAGTTAATTGCTCAAAAATTCGAAAATAAGGATTTTGTCTGGTTAAAAAATCTTTTGTTTCGTCCACAAGATTTTAAATTTCAGACTTTACGAGATACCAATAAAAATCTCCCTGAAAACCAAGAAAACCAAGTTAGAAAAGAAAAGAAAACTTTTTTTGATTGGGAAATTAAATCAGAACAAACAGAAAGTAGAAGTGAAAATATCCTTCAAGATTTGATACCTTTAGAGGAGCTGAATCAAGAAGAAGAAATAGAAATAACAAGAGAAATCGATAATGAAAACAAAAGCCAAGATTCAAAAACGACAAAAACGAAAAACGAAATCCAAGAATTCAATCAAAATGTTGTTCAAGCACTTTCTACCAATGCCACAAACAAAAACGAGATGAATAAAAACTCAAAAGAAAATTTAAACTATAGTGCGATGGTATCAAAAAACACAACAGATAATATTAATGATGACGAAAAACATCCTATGAAAAGTTTTTATGTCATTTTTGATCCCGAAAAAGATCGCTTTGTCTTTACCACAAAGAAATTAAGTTTTCATTATGACGAAAACTCAATCACGAAATTCTTCGATGATATTGATTTTGATTCTGAACTCAATTTTATGATTACAACACTACCCAAGCATAGAGATTTAAAACAAGAATTCACAAATCAAAAAATCGAAACTAAACCCGTATCAACTCAAATTGTCGCTAAAGAAAAGGTGCAGGACAAAAACGTTCAAAACGATCAAACGAATAAATCGTATGAAACACAAAAAGAAGTAATTTCTCTATCATCGGAGCTCGAACCAGCCAATGCGAAAAATATATTTTTGGAGGAATCAAATCAAACTGAAGCAATCATAGAAGTTCCAGTTCCTATAGAAATTAAATCAGAAAAAGAATTAGCCAAGCCAAATCAATTAGAGAATATACAACAAAAAATCAAGGAGCTACAAAGTCGAATTTTGTCTAGTGAAAAATTAAATTCTATTTATAAACTTTCTTTACAAAGCTTGAAAAAGATGGAAACATCTTCTTTGTTTTCTTTGGAGTTCCAGCATGAGGTTCAAGAAAACTGGAAGAAATTGGAGCAGGTTTTAATGGATTATGGTATCAAAGGACAGGTGGTGGGAGCTACGCGTGGTCCTATGATTACCATGTATGAGGTTCGATTGGAACCAGGAGTTCGAGTGAGTCGGATTTTGGGGATTCAGGATGAAATCCGAATGAACTTGGCAGCACATTCTGTGAGGATTGTGGCTCCTATTCCCGGAAAAAGCACGATAGGAATAGAAATTCCAAATCGCACAAGAGAATTTGTTAGTTTATCAGAACTCATCCAAAAAGACTCGGAATTTTTCTCGAAGAAAAGAGACATCAATATCCCTTTGGGCAAGGATGTTTTAGGAAAGACTCGTTATATTGATTTAACAAGGCTTCCTCATCTTTTGATTGCTGGAGCTACTGGCTCAGGGAAATCGGTTTTTCTTAACTCCATTATAGCTTCTTTGTTGTTTCAATATTCTCCGGAGTATATTCGTTTTTTGATGATTGATCCCAAGATGGTGGAACTCAAGCTTTACGAGGGAATCCCCCATCTTTTATATCCCGTAATCATTGACGTGAAGTTGGCGGAAAAAGCTCTCCATTGGGCAGTCGAAGAAATGGAGAATCGATACAAGTTATTTTCTTTGATGAAGTGTCGAGACATTCGCTCATACAATGAAAAAATCCAGAAAGGCACGATAAAGGGTAGGATTATTCCCTATATTGTTATCATCATTGATGAGTTGTCGGATTTGATGATGGTGGCACCTAAAGAAGTTGAAGAATCCATGATTCGTTTGACTCAAAAAGCACGAGCTGTGGGTATCCACATGATTTTGGCTACCCAACGCCCATCAGTGGATGTAATCACAGCATTAATCAAAGCGAACTGTCCTGCGAGGATAAGTTTTCAGGTGGCTCAAAAAGTAGACTCAAGGATTATCTTGGATGCAAATGGAGCTGAAACCCTTTTAGGAAAAGGGGATATGCTATATCGATCTCCAGCATCCACTACACCCATCCGCGTTCAAGCACCCAACATCACAGAAGAAGAAATTGATTCAATCGTAAAAGAAACCCAAAAGTACGATGCGGGAGAGTTCATAGAACTGCCCGATACAAATCCCGAGGAAGTGATAGATGACATTCAAAGCATCGATGAAGAGTTGATTGACAAAGCATGGAAAATCATCACAGAAACAGGCAAAACTTCCATATCCTACATTCAAAGACGATTACGCATTGGGTATAATCGAGCTGCCAACATCATTGAACACTTAGAAAAAATAGGTTATTTGAGTCCTCCTGTTGGAAACAAACCAAGAGAAATCCTAAAAAGAGATTAA
- a CDS encoding outer membrane lipoprotein carrier protein LolA: protein MKKKVLFFVFLFGFSLYSNPPHNWMSHSMVVKEIIKTYESFENYRADFKIITKNRVSSGVAYYKKGGRVRFEFHQPAGDLLISDGKILWIVVGKQNLVGKQDLQLQVKNEDNKPIFAVMPGRGVSHLFQKYHYKFDDIQQPKEIDGKKYYVLDLEQKVKIGGYEKMKLFVNPKTFFIEKAIAEGSFGTKVTIEFSNIQTQLEIEGKLFQYQPPENARVVLNPLVSEE from the coding sequence ATGAAAAAGAAAGTGCTATTTTTTGTTTTTCTCTTTGGTTTTTCCCTCTATTCGAACCCACCACACAATTGGATGTCCCATTCAATGGTGGTGAAGGAAATCATCAAAACATATGAGTCCTTTGAAAATTATCGAGCTGATTTTAAAATCATCACAAAAAACAGAGTTTCTTCGGGGGTGGCTTACTACAAAAAAGGAGGACGTGTTCGTTTTGAATTCCATCAACCAGCTGGGGATCTTTTGATATCTGATGGAAAAATCCTCTGGATAGTGGTTGGAAAACAAAACCTCGTGGGGAAACAGGATTTGCAACTTCAAGTAAAGAACGAGGACAACAAACCCATTTTTGCGGTGATGCCAGGAAGGGGGGTGTCTCATTTATTTCAAAAATATCACTATAAATTTGATGATATACAACAACCCAAAGAAATTGATGGAAAAAAATACTACGTATTGGATTTGGAACAAAAGGTCAAAATTGGTGGCTACGAGAAAATGAAATTATTTGTGAATCCCAAAACATTTTTTATCGAGAAAGCCATTGCAGAAGGAAGTTTTGGAACCAAAGTGACAATAGAATTTTCCAATATCCAAACACAGCTTGAGATTGAAGGCAAATTGTTTCAATATCAACCACCAGAGAATGCAAGGGTAGTATTAAACCCTTTAGTGTCGGAGGAATAA
- a CDS encoding helix-turn-helix domain-containing protein has protein sequence MASIGKLGDKLRKAREAKGYTLRDVNAHIFVSPKFIEALEKEDYSVFPSETYVLGFLRNYSEFLGLNPDEIINEYKNLRVQTNDTPIKELTQITKPSFFENSSLILKIAIFISAMVLLVLLVYHFIDFFQENSKIFETTSKQIPCDQRELRTVELVADKPYFSNVDFEYNYQINVAGLDKISLCLNQIQLDKENKNVWFEVQYKNQKYNLQGNEGETIVLSNLIPEIQQNQNQIEITVKEILDEVVQVELTAQSKEFVTQKAIVVVLEIIQDTYMEWVSDGKNFRGMFLKQGDLRILEADTRLDIKIGNGAGVRYRRDDLPQKIAGPPGKIVKLSFVKIQDPIDPTKYKIDEKVEIAQ, from the coding sequence ATGGCAAGTATTGGTAAATTAGGTGATAAATTACGAAAAGCTCGGGAAGCAAAAGGGTATACCTTAAGAGATGTAAATGCTCATATCTTCGTTTCGCCAAAATTTATAGAAGCTTTAGAGAAAGAAGACTATAGCGTATTTCCTTCGGAGACCTATGTCCTTGGATTTTTGCGAAATTATTCGGAATTTTTGGGTCTCAATCCTGATGAAATTATCAATGAATATAAAAACCTCCGAGTTCAGACGAATGATACACCTATTAAAGAACTTACACAGATAACAAAACCATCATTTTTCGAAAATTCAAGTTTAATTCTAAAGATTGCCATTTTCATATCTGCTATGGTTTTATTGGTCTTGTTGGTTTATCATTTTATTGATTTTTTCCAAGAGAATAGTAAAATCTTCGAAACAACATCGAAGCAGATTCCTTGTGATCAAAGAGAGTTGCGAACAGTTGAGCTTGTTGCAGATAAGCCATATTTTTCCAATGTGGATTTCGAATATAACTATCAAATCAATGTGGCTGGATTGGATAAGATATCACTTTGTTTGAACCAAATCCAGTTAGATAAAGAAAATAAAAACGTATGGTTTGAGGTTCAATACAAAAACCAAAAATATAATCTTCAAGGAAACGAGGGAGAGACCATAGTTTTGAGCAACCTCATACCCGAAATTCAACAGAATCAGAATCAAATCGAAATTACTGTAAAAGAAATTCTTGATGAAGTTGTGCAAGTAGAGTTAACTGCTCAGTCAAAAGAATTTGTAACTCAAAAAGCCATTGTGGTAGTTTTAGAAATCATTCAAGATACGTATATGGAATGGGTTTCTGATGGGAAAAACTTTCGTGGGATGTTTTTAAAACAGGGAGATTTGCGCATTTTAGAAGCCGATACACGTTTGGACATCAAAATAGGCAACGGAGCGGGAGTCCGTTATCGAAGGGATGATTTGCCTCAAAAAATTGCAGGACCTCCTGGCAAAATAGTAAAGCTATCCTTTGTTAAAATTCAAGACCCCATAGATCCAACAAAATACAAAATTGATGAAAAAGTAGAAATTGCTCAGTAA
- a CDS encoding MiaB/RimO family radical SAM methylthiotransferase, translated as MKYYLTTLGCPKNEADSRDIETSLLMEGFSKAKHVDDADFHIINTCAFIEEAKKETIQEIFRAISIKEKLKEKNKDQKVIVVGCFSERYSKEIKEEIPEIDLFFGTNQYRKTGEILKTHFHLEIQKPSDYVELWETLKAKKKFYAPVKISEGCNRNCAFCAIPLFRGKFQSFEKESILEQVRFLAQTGIKEICIVSQDTNSYGSHYNELVDLLELIQEIEGIQWIRLLYMYPDQKTMRILKEIHKRKIYKIVPYLESPIQHVSEKVLKKMNRYGSYEFFKDLFQMARDLFSDLEIRTTFLIGFPEEDAHDIALIQRFIEETKIEHLTFFAYSPEEGTQAYEFSSKINRKEIKNKINEIQNFYNEILRDIMSNHVGKIYYSLLEGIKPNELYFRRPQSAPEIDDIVVVSFDYKQWKQEKKEPPKLGEFYPIEITGFVSYDYTGRILSEVGALL; from the coding sequence ATGAAATATTACCTAACCACTTTAGGTTGTCCAAAAAATGAAGCTGATAGCAGAGACATTGAAACTTCCCTCTTGATGGAAGGATTTTCTAAAGCAAAGCACGTTGATGATGCGGATTTTCATATCATCAATACTTGTGCGTTTATCGAAGAGGCAAAAAAGGAAACCATACAAGAAATTTTCCGAGCCATATCAATAAAAGAAAAACTCAAAGAGAAAAACAAAGATCAAAAAGTAATTGTAGTAGGTTGTTTTTCTGAAAGATACTCAAAAGAAATCAAAGAAGAAATCCCGGAGATAGACCTATTTTTTGGAACCAATCAATATCGAAAAACTGGGGAAATCCTAAAGACCCATTTCCATTTGGAGATACAAAAACCTTCTGATTATGTTGAGCTCTGGGAAACCCTCAAAGCCAAGAAGAAGTTTTACGCACCAGTGAAGATTTCTGAAGGTTGTAATCGCAATTGTGCTTTCTGTGCTATTCCTTTGTTTCGGGGGAAATTTCAATCATTTGAAAAAGAATCAATTTTAGAGCAAGTTCGATTTTTAGCTCAAACGGGTATCAAAGAAATCTGCATAGTCAGTCAAGATACAAATTCTTATGGAAGCCACTATAATGAGTTAGTTGATCTTCTCGAGTTGATTCAAGAAATCGAAGGGATTCAATGGATACGACTACTCTATATGTATCCAGATCAGAAAACTATGAGGATCTTAAAGGAAATCCATAAAAGAAAAATTTATAAAATAGTTCCTTATTTAGAAAGTCCAATTCAACATGTATCAGAGAAGGTTCTAAAGAAAATGAATCGTTATGGGAGCTATGAGTTTTTTAAAGATTTATTTCAAATGGCAAGGGATTTATTTTCGGATCTGGAAATCAGAACTACATTTTTGATTGGCTTTCCAGAAGAAGATGCTCATGACATCGCACTTATCCAAAGGTTCATCGAAGAAACCAAAATTGAACATCTAACTTTCTTTGCTTATTCGCCAGAAGAAGGAACTCAAGCGTATGAATTTTCTAGTAAAATCAACAGGAAAGAGATAAAGAATAAAATCAATGAAATTCAAAACTTCTATAACGAAATTCTAAGAGACATAATGTCAAATCATGTTGGAAAAATATATTATTCCCTTTTGGAAGGAATCAAGCCCAATGAATTATACTTTCGAAGACCTCAATCAGCACCAGAAATAGATGATATCGTTGTGGTTTCCTTCGATTACAAGCAATGGAAACAGGAAAAAAAGGAACCACCTAAATTAGGAGAATTCTATCCTATTGAAATCACGGGATTCGTATCTTATGATTATACTGGAAGGATACTTTCGGAAGTGGGTGCGCTATTATGA